A window from Pongo abelii isolate AG06213 chromosome 6, NHGRI_mPonAbe1-v2.0_pri, whole genome shotgun sequence encodes these proteins:
- the AOC1 gene encoding amiloride-sensitive amine oxidase [copper-containing] precursor, producing the protein MEREMPALGWAVAAILMLQMAMAEPSPGTLHRKAGVFSDLSNQELKAVHSFLWSKKELRLQPSRTTTMAKNTVFLIEMLLPKKYHVLRFLDKGESHPVREARAVIFFGDQEHPNVTEFAVGPLPGPCYMRALSPRPGHQFSWASRPISTAEYALLYHTLQEATKPLHQFFLNTTGFSFQDCHDRCLTFTDVAPRGVASGQRRSWLIIQRYVEGYFLHPTGLELLVDHGSTDARHWAVEQVWYNGKFYGSPEELAQKYADGEVDVVVLEDPLPGGKGHESTEEPPLFSSHKPRGDFPSPIHVSSPRLVQPHGPRFRLEGNAVLYGGWSFAFRLRSSSGLQVLNVHFGGERIAYEVSVQEAVALYGGHTPAGMQTKYLDVGWGLGSVTHELAPGIDCPETATFLDTFHYYDADDPVHYPRALCLFEMPTGVPLRRHFNSNFKGGFNFYAGLKGQVLVLRTTSTVYNYDYIWDFIFYPNGVMEAKMHATGYVHATFYTPEGLRHGTRLHTHLIGNIHTHLVHYRVDLDVAGTKNSFQTLQMKLENITNPWSPRHRVVQPTLEQTRYSRERQAAFRFKRKLPRYLLFTSPQENPWGHKRSYRLQIHSMADQVLPPGWQEEQAITWARYPLAVTKYRESELCSSSIYHQNDPWDPPVVFEKFLHNNENIENEDLVAWVTVGFLHIPHSEDIPNTATPGNSVGFLLRPFNFFPEDPSLASRDTVIVWPRDNGPNYVQRWIPEDRDCSMPPPFSYNGTYRPV; encoded by the exons ATGGAGCGAGAGATGCCGGCCCTGGGCTGGGCCGTGGCTGCCATCCTGATGCTGCAGATGGCCATGGCGGAGCCCTCCCCAGGGACTCTGCACAGGAAGGCAGGGGTGTTTTCAGACCTAAGCAACCAAGAGCTGAAGGCAGTGCACAGCTTCCTCTGGTCCAAGAAGGAGCTGAGGCTGCAGCCCTCCAGGACCACCACCATGGCCAAGAACACCGTGTTTCTCATTGAGATGCTGCTGCCCAAGAAGTACCATGTGCTGAGGTTTCTGGATAAAGGTGAAAGTCATCCTGTGCGGGAAGCCCGTGCCGTCATCTTCTTTGGTGACCAGGAGCATCCCAATGTCACAGAGTTTGCTGTGGGGCCCCTGCCAGGGCCTTGCTACATGCGAGCACTGTCCCCCAGGCCTGGGCACCAGTTCTCCTGGGCATCAAGGCCCATCTCCACAGCAGAGTATGCCCTCCTCTACCACACCCTGCAGGAAGCCACCAAGCCCCTGCATCAGTTCTTCCTCAATACCACAGGCTTCTCATTCCAAGACTGCCATGACAGATGCCTGACCTTCACTGATGTGGCCCCCCGGGGTGTGGCTTCTGGCCAGCGCCGCAGTTGGCTTATCATACAGCGCTATGTAGAAGGCTACTTTCTGCACCCCACTGGGCTGGAGCTCCTCGTGGATCATGGGAGCACAGATGCCCGGCACTGGGCCGTGGAGCAGGTGTGGTACAACGGGAAGTTCTATGGGAGCCCAGAGGAACTGGCTCAGAAGTATGCAGATGGAGAGGTGGACGTGGTGGTCCTGGAGGACCCACTGCCTGGGGGCAAGGGGCATGAAAGCACGGAGGAGCCGCCCCTCTTCTCCTCCCACAAGCCCCGCGGGGACTTCCCCAGCCCCATCCATGTGAGCAGCCCCCGCTTGGTCCAGCCCCACGGCCCTCGcttcaggctggagggcaacgcTGTGCTCTACGGGGGCTGGAGCTTCGCCTTCCGGCTGCGCTCCTCCtccgggctgcaggtcctgaacGTGCACTTTGGCGGAGAGCGCATTGCCTATGAGGTCAGCGTGCAAGAGGCAGTCGCGCTGTACGGAGGACACACACCTGCAGGCATGCAGACCAAGTACCTCGATGTCGGCTGGGGCCTGGGCAGCGTCACTCACGAGTTAGCCCCCGGCATCGACTGCCCGGAGACCGCCACCTTCCTGGACACTTTCCACTACTATGATGCCGATGACCCGGTCCATTATCCCCGAGCCCTCTGCCTCTTTGAAATGCCCACAGGGGTGCCCCTTCGGCGGCACTTTAATTCCAACTTTAAAGGTGGCTTCAACTTCTATGCAGGGCTGAAGGGCCAGGTGCTGGTGCTGCGGACAACTTCAACTGTCTACAATTATGATTACATTTGGGACTTCATCTTCTACCCCAATGGGGTGATGGAGGCCAAGATGCATGCCACTGGCTACGTCCACGCCACCTTCTACACCCCCGAGGGGCTGCGCCACGGCACTCGCCTGCACACCCACCTGATTGGCAACATACACACTCACTTGGTGCACTACCGCGTAGACCTGGATGTGGCAG GCACCAAGAACAGCTTCCAGACACTGCAGATGAAGCTAGAAAACATCACCAACCCCTGGAGCCCGAGACACCGCGTGGTCCAGCCGACCCTGGAGCAGACGCGGTACTCCCGGGAGCGCCAGGCGGCCTTCCGCTTCAAAAGGAAGCTGCCCAGGTACCTGCTCTTTACCAGCCCCCAGGAGAACCCCTGGGGCCACAAGCGCAGTTACCGCCTGCAGATCCACTCCATGGCCGACCAGGTGCTGCCCCCAGGCTGGCAGGAGGAGCAGGCCATCACCTGGGCAAG gtacCCCCTGGCAGTGACCAAGTACCGGGAATCGGAGCTGTGCAGCAGCAGCATCTACCACCAGAACGACCCCTGGGACCCGCCCGTGGTCTTTGAGAAGTTTCTTCACAACAATGAGAACATTGAAAATGAG GACCTGGTGGCCTGGGTGACGGTGGGCTTCCTGCACATCCCGCACTCAGAGGACATTCCCAACACAGCCACACCTGGGAACTCCGTGGGCTTCCTGCTCCGGCCATTCAACTTCTTCCCAGAGGACCCCTCCCTGGCATCCAGAGACACTGTGATCGTGTGGCCTCGGGACAACGGCCCCAACTACGTCCAGCGCTGGATCCCTGAGGACAGGGACTGCTCTATGCCTCCCCCTTTTAGCTACAATGGGACCTACAGACCTGTGTGA